The Lancefieldella sp. Marseille-Q7238 genomic interval CAGGTCGACCACGCGGCCTTCGTGATTGATGAGCACTGCTCGGGAGGAAGTGGTCCCTTGGTCGAGGGCGATGACATACTTATCGTGTTGAGGTATTTTTGCCATGGTGACTCCCTAGCCAGCTGATGACATCGTTAAAGACCGTTTCGCGCGCATCCTCGTTGAGAATTTCATGGCGCATATGGGGATACAGAATTGTCGTAACGTCGGTGACGCCCGCGTCTTTGGTAAGCTGCGCCGCTTTGCGTACGCCTTTGCCGTTTGCTCCGACTGGATCTTCCGCGCCGGCGATAAAAAGGAACGGAAGCGTTGACGGGATATGAGAGGCTGACGTTTTTGAACAAGCTTCTTTGGTGAGTTTCGCAAGCGCGGCATATCCCCCTACGGAAAACATGTATCCGCAAGCGGGATCCGCCATGTATGAGCTTATATTTTCTTGGTTATAGGAAAGCCATTCATAGTTGGTTGGCCCCGGAACCGCTTTTGCGTAGGCGCCGATGCCGAGATTATCCACGAAGGCAGAGCGGTACTCGATGCTTTTTGTTTTGCACAGATGATGAGCAACGGCAAATCCTATATCTGACAGAAGCGGAGAAACAGTACCGGTTCCACAGGCGATAACGCCGGCTAAGTCTTCGTTGTATCTGCCGGCATAGGCTCGGACGATAAAACTTCCCATTGAGTGTCCAAAAAGAACATAGGGAAGCGATGTGCCAAATTGTTCGGTCATATGGTGCCGAAGGGTATCGGTGTCTTTGATAAGGATGTCTGAACCTTTGAGAGGATTGAGTACACCTCGTGCTTCAGGAGCGCTTGAGCGGCCATGTCCAATGTGATCATTACCTGCTACTATATATCCAGCGTTACAGAGAGCATACGCAAACGCCTCATAGCGCATAATGTGCTCAACCATGCCGTGGCTGATCTGGACGATACCTTTCAAGGAGACGTCAGAAGGTGGCAGCCACAGGGTTGCAACTACTGTTGAGACGCCGTCTGCTGATGGATAGGTGATTGTTTTTTGCGCGATATGATCACTCACGAGCCCTCCCTCGAATGACATAATCTTTATTATCGTGAACATTGCCGCTTCGTCATGGTTCACTCGGATTAACGGTTTTCGGTTTTCTGTAGATGGTAATGGCGAAAACGAGTTGCGGCTGAACTGCGGAAAGAAAAACTCTTATCTGAAGGAAGGTAAAGTACTTTTGCCAAAGATGAATATTCTCATATAAAAATGTATTGTTTATGAATACAACAAATGAAAGTAGTGTTATGTTCATTCATAACGTGTTAGCACATCAATAAAAATGAGCATTTTATCTGCAAACATAACAATAGATATATCAAGATTTTTTTGTAGTATCATTACAGATAATGATAGATACATGTCATTAAAGTTTGCAGATGGGGGTCCTGAGATGAGCAGAACAGGAGTAGAGACAAAGACGGAACTCGGCCTTGGTAGAACTGTTGCACGGCTTCTTGGTGAATCCGGTAAGCGTCAGGTTGATCTTTGTGATTTTTCCCACTGGTCACGAGCATATGTCTCATATATCTGCACTGAGCGCCGTAAATGGCCATCCTTTGACAAGGCAAAGATTATCGCTGATTTCTTTGGTTTGACTATGGATCAGCTTTGGGCTGAGCATCTGCTTGATCTGCAAGAATCGGGTATTGAGTTGAGCGATGACGACAGAGCGGCATTGGAGCGGCATCGCGTCCCTTTTCGGTTTGTTGAAAAAGAGCCGTCTTTGCAGGAGTCTTTAGTGCCTGTAGCTGCTGAGACTGTCTCTTTGAAGCAGGTTTCCGGCGAAACGACGTGCTAAGGCAACAGGATTGAACAGGACATACTCTAGGAGTATAGTGGCATGTCTGAATGACGGCGAAAGATAGCTGCCGTGTCTACTGTGAAAGAGGAGAGTCAATGCCGGGGCTTCACTGTGCCGATTGTGAATTTAGCAGCTTCAAGTTGAATAAAGAAGTGGGATTGTATCAGGCGTCCTGCGCGCGTGGGTATACGCTTGCCGATCCGCGTAACCATCATGAGATTACGCAGCATTTTGCAGATACGATTGATAAGTTTGTTCCCATTATCGATCCTTTTGGAAACGAGTACCTCCGTAAAACAAACGTGTGCGATGAATTTACGCGCAGAATACAGAAGGCGGACCGGTAGACTGAGCTGTGTCTTGCTTGAATACTTTTGTTGACAGAGTATGCTCGCAATTCCATAAAAACAGAAAATAAAAACATTAGTTATCGTTATGTTTTAATTCGTGAAAATACGTGAAATAGTTCATTTCTTGTTATAAAACCTTCAGAAGTTAGGTACTATTTCTCTAGGGGGATTTTACGACTTTTGGAGGAGACGACAAATGTCGAGGCGACCACAGGTAGATAGCCGCGATACGCGGCGGAGGCTCATTGCCTCTGCGGAGGAAGAATTTGCCCAGCAGGGATATGAAAAAGCTTCTCTTAGAAGAATTTGCTTACGTGTCGGAGTAACCACTGGTGCGCTTTACTTCTTCTTTAACAATAAGGAAGATTTGTTCAAACACGTTCTTCAGCCGGTAACCAGACAGGCTATTAAAATCCTGGATGAGTATCGTGAGCGCATCGAAGAAGAAGGTGTGCGAAATGAACTTGGTTCGCCGATGGGAGACGCAGAGACTCTTAGTGAGTTTTTTGACCTTATGTACGCCCATCGGCATGTGGTGACAATTATCCTCAACAACGAGGAAAATCCTTCCGTTATTGCGTTTTTGGAGGCGTTCAAAAACGTTATTTCAGCGACCATCCGTTTGATTTTGTACCCCGATTCAACGCTTGTTGAGCCCTATGACGAATTTATCATTGACTGGCTTGCCCAGACAGAAATGACCACCATTACCGACATCTTGCGCAATGACAAGACCAGAAAAGAGGCCGAGAAGCACGTTGCCTCTGCGCTTGTTTTTACGCAAGGAGGGTTGAAAGCTCTGGCGAACGAGCAATTTTAAAACTATTTCTACAGATTTTGTGTTATTTGATATCATATGAGCAGTTGTTCGGGAAAAGCGCTTTTACAAAGCGCGGTTATGAAGGGATTTGTATGAAGACAAAGAAAGTCGGACTGCTCGTATTGACTGCGGTATTAGCGCTTGTCCTTGCGGGGTGCAGCGG includes:
- a CDS encoding TetR/AcrR family transcriptional regulator; the encoded protein is MSRRPQVDSRDTRRRLIASAEEEFAQQGYEKASLRRICLRVGVTTGALYFFFNNKEDLFKHVLQPVTRQAIKILDEYRERIEEEGVRNELGSPMGDAETLSEFFDLMYAHRHVVTIILNNEENPSVIAFLEAFKNVISATIRLILYPDSTLVEPYDEFIIDWLAQTEMTTITDILRNDKTRKEAEKHVASALVFTQGGLKALANEQF
- a CDS encoding alpha/beta hydrolase; translation: MSDHIAQKTITYPSADGVSTVVATLWLPPSDVSLKGIVQISHGMVEHIMRYEAFAYALCNAGYIVAGNDHIGHGRSSAPEARGVLNPLKGSDILIKDTDTLRHHMTEQFGTSLPYVLFGHSMGSFIVRAYAGRYNEDLAGVIACGTGTVSPLLSDIGFAVAHHLCKTKSIEYRSAFVDNLGIGAYAKAVPGPTNYEWLSYNQENISSYMADPACGYMFSVGGYAALAKLTKEACSKTSASHIPSTLPFLFIAGAEDPVGANGKGVRKAAQLTKDAGVTDVTTILYPHMRHEILNEDARETVFNDVISWLGSHHGKNTSTR
- a CDS encoding helix-turn-helix transcriptional regulator — encoded protein: MSLKFADGGPEMSRTGVETKTELGLGRTVARLLGESGKRQVDLCDFSHWSRAYVSYICTERRKWPSFDKAKIIADFFGLTMDQLWAEHLLDLQESGIELSDDDRAALERHRVPFRFVEKEPSLQESLVPVAAETVSLKQVSGETTC